A genomic segment from uncultured Alistipes sp. encodes:
- a CDS encoding carbon starvation CstA family protein — protein sequence MITFLICLALLIGAYFTYGRYLERLVGIDPSAETPCNRLYDGVDYVPLPRWRIFLIQLLNIAGLGPIFGAVLGAAYGPVAFLWITLGGIFMGAMHDFISGVISLRHDGASLPEITGRYLGDKVKIIMRLFSAGLMVLVGAVFLSQPAELIANRLDIPSLEVTAFGDFSWLLLIILGVILLYYIAATLLPVDKIIGRIYPIFGFALLFMALSILFVLLFSGDYTIPELTSLRNCISDAKNFPIVPMLFTTIACGAISGFHATQSPLMARCMRNERESRSVFYGAMISESVIALIWAAVGMAFWGGVEGLNAAIAEYKGSAAILVDIIATKTLGPVLAGFVIFGVVACAITSGDTAFRSARLIVADFMGIEQRSLRKRIYISIPLFAIGLLIIFGLPFQAMWSYFAWMNQTLAAVTLWMIVVYLCRRGRGVWVGLLPALIMTYVCGSYVFVSPLMFGMTGRPLAYLLGGVLTLAVFIVMIVKIRCEYAKGKA from the coding sequence ATGATTACTTTTTTGATTTGTCTGGCTCTTTTGATCGGGGCCTATTTCACTTATGGACGCTATTTGGAGCGTTTGGTCGGAATCGACCCTTCGGCGGAGACTCCGTGCAATCGGCTTTACGACGGTGTGGACTACGTACCGCTTCCCCGTTGGCGTATTTTTCTGATTCAACTGCTCAATATTGCAGGTCTCGGCCCGATTTTCGGTGCGGTTCTCGGTGCCGCCTATGGACCTGTGGCCTTTCTGTGGATCACCCTGGGAGGTATTTTCATGGGCGCGATGCACGATTTCATTTCGGGCGTGATCTCGTTGCGCCATGACGGTGCGAGCCTTCCGGAAATCACGGGGCGTTACCTCGGGGACAAGGTTAAAATCATCATGCGCCTTTTTTCTGCGGGACTGATGGTTCTTGTGGGTGCGGTTTTTCTTTCGCAGCCTGCGGAGCTGATCGCCAACCGGCTTGACATTCCGTCGCTGGAGGTCACGGCCTTCGGGGATTTTTCGTGGCTGCTGCTGATCATCCTGGGGGTTATTCTGCTCTATTACATAGCCGCGACGCTGCTTCCCGTGGACAAGATCATCGGGCGAATCTACCCGATTTTCGGATTTGCGCTGCTGTTCATGGCCCTGAGTATCCTTTTCGTGCTTTTGTTCAGCGGGGATTATACGATTCCGGAACTGACCTCCCTGCGGAACTGCATCTCCGACGCCAAGAATTTCCCGATTGTGCCGATGCTCTTCACGACGATTGCCTGCGGGGCGATTTCGGGTTTCCATGCTACGCAGTCGCCGTTGATGGCGCGCTGTATGCGCAACGAACGGGAGAGCCGTTCGGTATTCTACGGGGCGATGATCTCCGAATCGGTCATCGCCCTGATCTGGGCAGCCGTCGGCATGGCCTTCTGGGGAGGCGTTGAGGGACTGAATGCCGCCATTGCCGAATACAAGGGTTCTGCGGCGATCCTGGTTGACATCATCGCCACGAAGACCCTGGGCCCGGTCCTGGCGGGCTTTGTGATTTTCGGTGTCGTGGCCTGCGCCATCACTTCGGGAGATACGGCATTCCGGTCGGCACGTCTGATCGTGGCGGATTTCATGGGTATTGAACAGCGTTCGTTGCGCAAGCGTATCTATATCAGCATTCCGTTGTTCGCCATAGGGTTGCTGATCATCTTCGGGTTGCCGTTCCAGGCGATGTGGAGCTATTTTGCGTGGATGAACCAGACGCTTGCCGCCGTCACGTTGTGGATGATCGTCGTGTATCTGTGCCGTCGCGGCCGCGGTGTCTGGGTGGGTTTGCTCCCGGCGCTGATCATGACCTATGTCTGTGGGAGCTATGTGTTTGTCTCGCCGTTGATGTTCGGCATGACGGGTCGTCCGCTGGCCTACCTGCTGGGCGGGGTCCTCACGCTGGCAGTTTTTATTGTGATGATCGTCAAAATCCGTTGTGAATATGCAAAAGGCAAGGCTTGA
- a CDS encoding thymidine kinase, translating into MFLENASRKGWIEVVCGSMFSGKTEELIRRLKRAQFAHLKVEIFKPRIDVRYSEEEVVSHDANAIRSTPVESPQNILLMTADVDVVGIDEAQFFDDSIVEVCRQLADSGVRVIVAGLDMDYTGKPFGPMPALMATAEYVTKVHAICVRCGNLAHHSHRLTADEKQVLLGAQDSYEPICRHCFRELRLAEEKCRE; encoded by the coding sequence ATGTTCCTCGAAAATGCCAGCCGAAAGGGTTGGATCGAAGTCGTCTGCGGATCGATGTTCTCCGGAAAGACCGAAGAGCTGATCCGCCGCCTGAAAAGGGCGCAGTTCGCCCACCTCAAGGTCGAAATCTTCAAACCCCGGATCGATGTCCGCTACTCCGAGGAGGAGGTCGTCTCGCACGACGCAAACGCCATCCGTTCAACGCCCGTCGAATCGCCCCAGAACATCCTGCTGATGACCGCCGACGTCGATGTCGTCGGAATTGACGAGGCCCAGTTCTTCGACGACAGCATCGTGGAGGTCTGTCGGCAGTTGGCCGACAGCGGCGTCCGCGTCATCGTCGCGGGGCTCGACATGGATTACACCGGCAAGCCATTCGGGCCCATGCCCGCACTCATGGCCACGGCAGAATACGTCACCAAGGTCCATGCCATCTGTGTCCGTTGCGGGAACCTCGCACACCATTCGCACCGCCTCACGGCCGACGAAAAGCAGGTCCTGCTCGGTGCGCAGGACAGTTACGAGCCCATTTGCCGCCACTGTTTTCGGGAACTGCGCCTCGCTGAAGAGAAGTGTCGGGAGTAA
- a CDS encoding tetratricopeptide repeat protein, whose protein sequence is MQKARLEPTADQTFEVVGSGPYDFGQVLDQTRRMQEEGDVEGACNARFQAFQRLAELIPEDEEVNLEWSHRNSRAALELIRATAIDHFLINDFEMSAALLEMLLDLDPEDHLEGSQLLAFDYLAMGEDELFDEVINDVSDKSPAREILLLWSAYRRDGLLPAGELQRFRTHFAPWFAEFTAAEHPADAEYLRDIESEHPTAAAQARELWLQTENLWSLWPVFIEALRASR, encoded by the coding sequence ATGCAAAAGGCAAGGCTTGAACCCACGGCCGACCAGACTTTCGAGGTGGTGGGGAGCGGTCCCTACGATTTCGGACAGGTGCTGGACCAGACGCGCCGGATGCAGGAGGAGGGGGATGTCGAAGGTGCCTGTAATGCCCGTTTCCAGGCTTTCCAGCGCCTTGCGGAGCTCATTCCCGAGGATGAGGAGGTGAATCTCGAATGGAGCCACCGCAATTCGCGTGCGGCTCTGGAGTTGATCCGCGCCACGGCAATCGACCATTTTCTGATCAATGACTTCGAGATGTCGGCGGCCCTGTTGGAGATGTTGCTGGATCTCGATCCGGAAGATCACCTGGAGGGGAGCCAGCTGCTGGCCTTCGACTATCTGGCCATGGGCGAGGATGAACTTTTCGACGAGGTGATCAACGATGTTTCGGACAAGTCTCCGGCCCGGGAGATCCTGTTGCTGTGGTCGGCCTACCGGCGGGACGGCCTGCTGCCGGCCGGGGAGTTGCAACGTTTCCGGACCCACTTTGCGCCGTGGTTTGCGGAGTTTACGGCTGCGGAGCATCCGGCCGACGCGGAGTACCTGCGGGACATCGAGAGCGAACACCCTACGGCCGCGGCGCAGGCCCGGGAGTTGTGGCTTCAGACCGAGAATCTGTGGTCGCTGTGGCCGGTCTTTATCGAAGCGCTGCGGGCCTCCCGTTGA
- a CDS encoding sulfatase-like hydrolase/transferase, with product MKTRNCCLLAVLPTAALVQGCGDAPHTSPSRPNVIFIYADDLGIGDLSCYGATKISTPNLDRLASQGQRFTNAYATSATSTPSRFGLLTGMYPWRQQNTGIAPGNSELIIDTACYTLADALHDAGYATGAVGKWHLGLGPVGGTDFNTEIRPGARDIGFDYEFLIPATVDRVPCVFVENGHVVGLDPEDPITVSYDHKVGDWPTGEENPELVKLKPSQGHNNTIINGIPRIGWMTGGKSALWVDENIADTITAKATRFIARHKDEPFFLYMGTQDVHVPRVPHPRFAGKSGLGTRGDVILQLDWTIGEVMRTLDSLGIADNTLFIFTSDNGAVIDDGYQDQALELLNGHTPMGIYRGGKYSLYEAGTRIPFIVRWPARVQPGVQPALFSQIDVYRSLASLTGVDLPAAAAPDSRDRLPELLGEGQSDREYVVQQNLNNTLAIISGPWKYLEPSDGPALEFWTKTELGNSPEAQLYDLTGDPREQHNVAAEHPEVVAELAARLAEVRGAVASTVK from the coding sequence ATGAAAACCAGAAACTGCTGTCTGTTGGCTGTCCTGCCGACTGCGGCCCTTGTTCAGGGCTGCGGGGACGCGCCGCATACGTCGCCGAGCCGTCCGAACGTGATTTTTATCTACGCCGACGACCTGGGGATCGGAGACCTGAGTTGCTATGGAGCGACGAAGATCTCGACCCCGAATCTCGACCGTCTGGCCTCCCAGGGCCAGCGTTTCACGAACGCATACGCCACCTCTGCGACGAGTACACCGTCCCGTTTCGGGCTGCTGACGGGCATGTACCCGTGGCGCCAGCAGAATACGGGCATTGCCCCGGGAAACTCGGAACTGATCATCGATACGGCCTGCTATACGCTGGCCGATGCCCTGCATGATGCGGGTTATGCGACCGGGGCCGTAGGGAAATGGCATCTGGGTCTGGGACCGGTCGGGGGTACGGATTTCAATACGGAGATCCGCCCGGGCGCCCGCGACATCGGTTTCGACTATGAGTTTCTGATTCCGGCGACGGTGGACCGTGTCCCGTGCGTCTTTGTCGAGAACGGCCATGTGGTGGGGCTGGATCCAGAGGATCCGATCACGGTTAGCTACGACCACAAGGTGGGCGACTGGCCGACGGGCGAGGAGAACCCCGAGCTGGTGAAGCTGAAACCGAGCCAGGGGCATAACAATACGATCATCAACGGCATTCCGCGTATCGGCTGGATGACGGGCGGGAAGTCTGCGTTGTGGGTTGACGAGAACATTGCCGACACGATTACGGCGAAGGCCACGCGCTTCATCGCCCGGCACAAGGACGAACCCTTCTTCCTCTATATGGGTACGCAGGACGTGCATGTCCCGCGAGTTCCGCATCCTCGTTTTGCGGGCAAAAGCGGCCTGGGGACGCGTGGTGACGTGATTCTGCAACTGGACTGGACGATCGGCGAGGTGATGCGGACGCTGGACAGCCTGGGGATTGCCGACAATACGTTGTTCATCTTCACGTCGGACAACGGGGCGGTGATCGACGACGGCTACCAGGATCAGGCGCTCGAACTGCTGAACGGGCACACCCCGATGGGGATCTACCGGGGCGGGAAATACAGTCTCTACGAGGCGGGGACGCGCATTCCGTTCATTGTCCGGTGGCCGGCGCGCGTGCAGCCGGGCGTACAACCCGCCCTGTTCTCACAGATCGACGTCTACCGCTCGCTGGCTTCGCTGACTGGGGTGGATCTCCCCGCGGCGGCAGCCCCGGACAGCCGTGACCGCCTGCCGGAACTGCTGGGCGAGGGACAAAGCGACCGGGAGTACGTCGTGCAGCAGAACCTGAACAATACGCTTGCGATCATTTCGGGGCCGTGGAAGTACCTGGAGCCGAGCGACGGCCCGGCGCTGGAGTTCTGGACGAAGACCGAGCTCGGAAACTCTCCGGAGGCGCAGCTTTACGATCTGACCGGGGATCCGCGCGAACAGCATAACGTGGCTGCGGAGCATCCGGAAGTGGTTGCCGAACTGGCAGCCCGTTTGGCGGAGGTCCGCGGTGCGGTGGCTTCGACGGTAAAATAG
- a CDS encoding site-specific integrase, translating to MKIKTICRSEIIYKNGKSPLAIRFTHQRAHKLVSLGISVEPHYWDKEAEMLTADCPDRAALQSKIDGTLTGFQKKIKRLEALDIPVNFDTLFEVKTAHIAGITIEQGFNEEIERLESLGKIHSATKHRYALQVLEGYKPTSMAMEAIDLDYLKGLELYLRKRGNKDNSIATRFAIFKAIYNKAVKEGRIETKQNPFSLYQVGSLWAKTRKRAIDKEDIQRLIDLEITEGHTTEYRQLAKDLFLFSYFTAGMNFGDMARLRYKDLIKGRIYYSRHKTQKLLSFQLVPNALQIIGKYSRDNHAQEDYIFPILDRAEHKTAQQIFNRIHKVLAKINRELKVLGEQIGLEVPLTTYCARHYYLEHLTTVP from the coding sequence ATGAAAATCAAAACAATCTGTCGAAGCGAGATCATTTACAAAAACGGCAAATCCCCTTTGGCGATCCGCTTCACCCACCAACGAGCCCACAAACTCGTCTCGCTCGGCATCTCCGTAGAGCCGCATTACTGGGACAAAGAAGCCGAAATGCTGACGGCGGATTGTCCCGATCGTGCCGCCCTGCAAAGCAAGATCGACGGCACATTAACAGGATTTCAGAAGAAGATCAAAAGGCTGGAGGCGTTGGATATTCCTGTAAACTTCGATACGCTGTTTGAGGTAAAAACCGCCCATATCGCAGGAATCACCATCGAACAAGGATTCAACGAGGAGATCGAACGGTTGGAATCGCTCGGCAAGATTCATTCGGCGACCAAACACCGATATGCCCTGCAAGTGTTGGAAGGCTACAAACCGACCAGCATGGCCATGGAAGCCATCGACCTCGACTATCTGAAAGGGCTGGAACTATACCTGCGGAAACGCGGCAACAAGGACAACAGCATCGCCACACGGTTCGCCATCTTCAAGGCCATCTACAACAAGGCGGTCAAAGAGGGGCGGATCGAGACCAAACAAAATCCGTTCAGCCTTTACCAAGTGGGCAGTTTGTGGGCCAAGACCCGCAAACGAGCCATCGACAAAGAGGACATCCAACGGTTGATTGATCTCGAAATTACAGAGGGACATACAACGGAGTACCGACAACTTGCCAAGGATTTATTCCTGTTCTCCTACTTTACGGCAGGAATGAATTTCGGAGACATGGCACGGCTACGTTACAAGGACCTCATAAAAGGCAGAATCTATTACTCCCGTCACAAAACCCAGAAACTGCTATCCTTTCAGCTCGTGCCGAACGCCTTGCAGATTATCGGGAAATACAGCAGGGACAACCACGCACAAGAAGATTATATCTTCCCGATTCTCGACCGAGCGGAACACAAGACCGCACAGCAGATTTTCAACCGCATCCATAAGGTGCTGGCAAAGATCAATCGGGAATTGAAAGTGCTGGGAGAACAGATCGGATTGGAGGTTCCATTGACGACCTATTGCGCAAGGCATTACTATTTAGAACATCTCACTACTGTCCCGTAA
- a CDS encoding IS4 family transposase, whose amino-acid sequence MFQDKYVFSQLTAFLNRTQFNNYVRKYDGNRYVKHFTCWNQMLAMMFGQLSNRESLRDLIVAFEAHRAKQYHLGLGREPIAKTTLATANQNRDYRIFEDFAFYMMKEACEKRTTNILDISGKKYAFDSTTIPLCLATFPWAKFRSKKGGVKAHVLYDIEAQVPAFYTVTTASKHDSTAMSSIHYEPNAYYIFDRAYDSFKELYRIHLTDSFFVVRAKTNLKYKTVKWKRRMPKNIMTDAEVKLTGYLSEKKYPESFRLVRYYDEEDDREFTFLTNAKQLSALDVANLYKKRWLIELFFKWLKQHLKIKKFWGTAENAVRIQISVAIITYCLVAIVQHDMKLKRSTYEVLQILSISLTDKTHLRDLFDKTNFNDVKDLNDPLIPGLFD is encoded by the coding sequence ATGTTCCAAGACAAATACGTATTCTCTCAATTAACCGCTTTTCTGAACAGGACTCAGTTCAACAACTATGTTCGCAAGTATGATGGCAACAGATATGTGAAACATTTTACTTGCTGGAATCAGATGCTCGCGATGATGTTTGGACAACTGAGTAACCGTGAAAGCCTGCGAGACTTAATCGTTGCTTTCGAGGCGCATAGGGCCAAGCAATATCATCTTGGTTTAGGTCGTGAACCGATAGCCAAAACAACTCTTGCGACAGCCAACCAGAACCGTGATTACAGAATCTTCGAAGACTTTGCATTCTATATGATGAAGGAAGCCTGCGAGAAGCGGACGACCAACATCCTTGACATTTCCGGAAAGAAATATGCGTTTGATTCAACAACGATTCCGTTGTGTCTTGCAACATTCCCATGGGCAAAGTTCCGAAGCAAGAAAGGAGGGGTGAAAGCTCATGTCTTATACGACATTGAAGCACAAGTTCCTGCTTTCTATACCGTAACCACTGCTTCAAAGCATGATTCCACAGCAATGTCTTCAATCCATTATGAACCAAATGCTTATTATATATTCGACAGGGCTTATGACTCCTTTAAAGAACTCTATAGGATACATCTTACAGACTCTTTCTTTGTTGTCAGAGCCAAGACAAACTTAAAGTATAAGACAGTCAAATGGAAGCGAAGAATGCCAAAGAACATAATGACAGATGCGGAAGTGAAACTGACCGGATATCTCTCCGAGAAAAAATATCCTGAGTCATTCAGACTCGTCCGATATTACGACGAAGAGGATGACCGTGAGTTCACTTTCTTGACGAATGCAAAACAACTTTCTGCACTGGATGTCGCCAATCTTTATAAGAAAAGATGGTTAATCGAGCTGTTCTTCAAATGGCTCAAGCAGCATCTCAAGATAAAGAAATTCTGGGGCACAGCAGAGAACGCTGTTCGCATACAAATCAGTGTGGCTATTATCACGTACTGTCTTGTGGCTATTGTCCAACATGATATGAAGTTGAAACGTTCAACCTATGAAGTTTTGCAAATTCTCAGCATATCATTGACTGACAAAACCCACTTGCGTGACCTGTTCGACAAGACTAATTTCAATGATGTCAAAGATCTAAATGATCCCCTGATTCCGGGGCTTTTTGATTAA
- a CDS encoding L-fucose isomerase: MTNHPRIGIRPIIDGRRGGIRESLEEMTMAMAHNVAELYEKNLRYADGAPVECVIADRTIGGVTEAAMAADKFRNNKVGAVISVTPCWCYGAETIDMDPLTPKAIWGFNGTERPGAVYLASALAGHNQKGLPAFGIYGHDVQDITDRAIPNDVHEKLLRFGRAALAVMQMRGKSYLSVGSVSMGIAGSMPNPDFFQEYLGMRNEAVDASEIERRIQLGIYDPEEFHRAMAWTEKYCKKNEGKDYNPEHLIYSRQEKDAIWEYVVKMTLIFRDLMIGNPKLAESGFEEEAMGHNAIVGGFQGQRQWTDFKPDGDFSEAILNSSFDWNGIRQAYTFATENDTLNGVSMLLMHLLTNRAQMFADVRTFWSPEAVKRVTGKELQGTAANGIIHLINSGSCCLDATGQQTENGNPVMKPFWEISQQEVESCLDATTWHPASREYMRGGGFSSTFLTRGEMPVTMCRINLVKGLGPSLQIAEGWAVNVDPEIYRIINERTDKTWPTTWFAPRLTGHGPFRDVYSVMSHWGANHGAISFGHIGADIITLAAMLRIPVCMHNIDEKLIFRPSVWNAFGSNSEDADFRACSTFGPIYK, encoded by the coding sequence ATGACAAATCATCCTCGGATCGGAATACGGCCGATCATAGACGGACGCCGCGGAGGCATCCGTGAATCCCTTGAAGAGATGACAATGGCCATGGCACACAATGTGGCAGAACTTTATGAAAAGAATCTGCGCTATGCAGACGGCGCACCTGTGGAGTGTGTGATCGCAGACCGAACCATTGGAGGCGTAACCGAAGCAGCCATGGCTGCCGATAAATTCCGCAATAATAAAGTAGGTGCTGTCATTTCTGTCACCCCTTGCTGGTGCTATGGTGCAGAGACCATCGACATGGATCCCCTTACGCCTAAAGCGATTTGGGGATTTAATGGCACCGAACGTCCGGGGGCCGTATACCTAGCTTCTGCATTGGCTGGACACAATCAAAAAGGGCTTCCTGCCTTCGGAATCTACGGCCACGACGTCCAGGATATCACCGATCGTGCCATTCCCAACGATGTCCACGAAAAGCTCCTTCGTTTTGGCCGTGCAGCCTTGGCTGTCATGCAGATGAGAGGAAAATCCTATTTGTCTGTCGGTTCCGTATCCATGGGAATCGCCGGGTCCATGCCTAATCCCGATTTCTTCCAAGAGTATCTCGGCATGCGCAACGAAGCCGTAGATGCCAGTGAGATCGAACGTCGTATCCAATTGGGAATTTATGACCCAGAGGAGTTTCATCGAGCAATGGCGTGGACCGAAAAGTATTGCAAAAAAAATGAAGGCAAAGACTATAACCCAGAACACCTGATATATTCCCGGCAAGAAAAAGACGCCATCTGGGAATACGTTGTAAAGATGACTCTCATCTTCAGAGATCTGATGATAGGAAATCCGAAGCTTGCCGAATCCGGATTTGAGGAAGAGGCTATGGGGCACAATGCCATCGTCGGAGGCTTTCAGGGACAGCGGCAGTGGACTGACTTTAAGCCCGATGGAGATTTCTCCGAAGCCATACTCAACTCCTCCTTCGACTGGAACGGAATCCGGCAGGCTTACACTTTTGCCACCGAAAATGACACCCTCAACGGTGTTAGCATGTTGCTCATGCATCTGCTCACCAACCGAGCACAGATGTTCGCCGACGTTCGAACATTCTGGAGTCCCGAAGCCGTAAAACGAGTAACAGGAAAAGAACTTCAAGGAACCGCGGCCAACGGCATCATACACTTGATTAACTCCGGTTCCTGCTGTCTCGATGCCACCGGGCAACAAACTGAAAACGGCAATCCTGTTATGAAACCCTTCTGGGAAATTTCTCAACAGGAGGTTGAGTCCTGCCTCGATGCCACTACCTGGCATCCTGCAAGTCGGGAATACATGCGAGGGGGAGGTTTTTCTTCCACATTCCTAACTCGTGGAGAGATGCCCGTCACCATGTGCCGGATTAACCTTGTTAAGGGACTTGGGCCCTCGCTCCAAATCGCAGAGGGTTGGGCCGTAAATGTCGACCCAGAAATCTATCGCATCATCAATGAAAGGACCGACAAAACATGGCCCACGACTTGGTTCGCACCCCGCCTTACCGGACATGGGCCTTTTAGAGACGTATATTCTGTCATGAGCCACTGGGGCGCCAATCATGGAGCCATCTCTTTCGGGCACATCGGAGCCGACATTATCACCCTAGCGGCCATGCTCAGAATCCCTGTATGCATGCACAACATCGACGAAAAACTAATATTCAGACCATCTGTCTGGAATGCTTTCGGCTCTAATTCCGAGGATGCAGATTTCCGGGCTTGCAGCACCTTCGGCCCCATATACAAATAA
- a CDS encoding LacI family DNA-binding transcriptional regulator: MKDIARQAGVSTSLTSFALNGKGKEHRISEETVRHIIQIAKDLNYKPNIAAKNLRSGKSGVIGVVIPDISNIFFAQIVRSMEDVAARLGYTVFFGSSDEYAQKLQDLVESLINRGVDGFIIAPCERSEKFIHQLVNSNIPIVQFDRPYKNIESSYVTLNNHKAAYLATSHLIEAGFCRIGMVAYDISLSHMQERIEGYKAAMEDHGLKSEICIGFAKSDNLRKSTAKVIAKMKEKGIDALFFATNTISVAGLYAISEQKIAIPRELGLVGFDGSDAFELCSIPLSYIKQPVEKLSKKAVEILVNMLEEENRAIQCVQIDGELIVNASSSC, from the coding sequence TTGAAAGACATCGCACGACAAGCCGGTGTTTCGACGAGCCTTACCTCTTTTGCTCTTAACGGCAAAGGCAAAGAGCACCGGATTAGCGAAGAAACAGTTCGTCACATTATACAAATCGCTAAAGATCTCAATTATAAGCCCAATATTGCAGCGAAAAATCTGCGTAGCGGAAAATCAGGCGTTATTGGCGTGGTTATTCCGGATATCTCCAACATTTTTTTCGCCCAAATTGTTCGGAGTATGGAGGATGTGGCGGCTCGACTGGGTTACACGGTTTTTTTTGGAAGTTCCGATGAATATGCCCAAAAACTGCAAGATCTTGTCGAAAGCCTTATAAATCGCGGCGTAGATGGATTTATCATTGCGCCATGCGAACGCTCGGAAAAGTTTATACATCAATTAGTTAACAGCAACATACCCATTGTACAATTCGACCGTCCCTATAAAAATATTGAAAGTAGCTATGTTACACTTAATAATCATAAAGCAGCATATTTAGCTACCAGCCATTTGATTGAAGCAGGGTTTTGCCGCATAGGTATGGTTGCATACGACATCTCTTTATCTCATATGCAAGAACGAATCGAAGGATATAAGGCAGCCATGGAGGATCACGGGCTCAAATCTGAGATATGTATAGGTTTTGCCAAATCAGACAACCTCCGTAAATCAACCGCCAAAGTAATTGCAAAGATGAAAGAAAAGGGGATTGATGCTCTATTTTTTGCAACCAACACCATCTCCGTAGCTGGTCTTTATGCAATTAGTGAACAAAAAATAGCCATTCCCAGAGAACTCGGATTAGTCGGTTTTGATGGAAGCGATGCTTTTGAATTATGTTCGATTCCTTTATCCTACATCAAGCAACCCGTAGAGAAGTTATCGAAAAAAGCAGTCGAGATATTGGTAAACATGTTGGAAGAAGAAAATCGAGCTATTCAATGTGTTCAGATTGATGGTGAATTAATTGTTAATGCCTCATCTTCTTGTTGA